A region of Heliangelus exortis chromosome 4, bHelExo1.hap1, whole genome shotgun sequence DNA encodes the following proteins:
- the MAN2B2 gene encoding epididymis-specific alpha-mannosidase isoform X2 → MVPLVLLLVLGSLPPATWGSGELRAFVVPHSHMDVGWVYTVQESMKAYAANVYTSVVEELGRGKQRRFIAVEQEFFRLWWDEVATARQKQQVHELLQEGQLEFVIGGQVMHDEAVTLIDDQILQLTEGHGFLYETFGIRPQFSWHVDPFGASATTPTLFALAGFNAHLISRIDYDLKAAMQKNKKLQFVWQGSPSLADTQEIFTHVMDQYSYCTPSQIPFSNRSGFYWDGIAVFPDPPRDGVYPNMSLPVTPANLQLYAQTMVENIKERAAWFQTRDVLWPWGCDKQFFNASVQFSNMDLLLDYINKHSEELGVTAQYATLGDYFQALYSRNLTWEIRGSQDFLPYSTEPFQAWTGFYTSRSTLKGFARRASSLLYAGESFFTQYVLKHPASSVCKWKALKQLQSLRWAVSEVQHHDGITGTESPKVKEMYMEHLMYGMLNVKKLMASIVLDMNHPKKKRDVYSSVYNPDSGLPGAADVAQYVVVYNPLAWNITTFVTISVSHPALGVYDELGQSVPAQVQSSPESHFTYDLYILVEISGLSYRKYQVKALDGEKSAFIGRSVKYKRKNLTGAHQQSQKLLPVGNSCYQVLFDPNTNLMHSITERGSNQSVQLTQEFFEYHVNGNVSKGPISDNYLFAPNASAVPVAKAVGLEVVFGNLMTEIRQYFYSNISAQDYSYAIYTRLYEVPAGYDGKLLCQRIEQEYRVGPLEFNREAVLRTSTGLSTRQLLYTDNNGYQMQKRAFKTYLNNTVARNYYPMVQAAYIEDESTRLVLLAERAHGVSSQGNGQVEVMLHRRLWNNLQWDLDSNLTLNDSSVVHPVIWLILGPKAATNVLSKMSGQALEHRPVVMFAALADKAKPPRQLQQNPVHGSPVTFPPNLHLQTLSIPGWNYSSNHEEQVHSILMGKEKQGAADFSRVLLRIRHLYEAGEDPVLSQPVVVNLKSLLKGLGSVVLVQERSLTGTWDVNTLKRWKWKTAQYPSKGFSNNTEASENYVVTVHPKEIRTFFVYFQGH, encoded by the exons GTCCATGAGTTACTTCAGGAAGGACAACTGGAATTTGTCATTGGAGGGCAAGTGATGCATGATGAAGCTGTGACACTAATTGATGATCAGATTTTACAGCTGACAG aggGCCATGGATTTTTGTATGAAACTTTTGGGATCAGGCCTCAGTTTTCTTGGCACGTTGACCCTTTTGGAGCTTCAGCCACCACCCCAACTCTTTTTGCTCTGGCTGGTTTCAATGCTCATCTGATTTCTCGGATCGACTACGATCTGAAGGCTGCCATGCAGAAAAAcaag aagcttcAGTTTGTCTGGCAAGGCTCCCCTTCCTTAGCTGACACCCAGGAGATCTTCACCCACGTGATGGATCAGTACAGCTACTGCACCCCATCACAAATCCCTTTTTCAAACAG ATCAGGATTTTATTGGGATGGAATTGCAGTTTTCCCAGATCCCCCCCGAGATGGTGTTTATCCAAACATGAGTCTCCCAGTCACCCCAGCAAATCTCCAGCTCTATGCCCAGACCATGGTGGAAAATATTAAGGAGAGAGCAGCCTGGTTCCAAACCAGGGATGTTTTGTGGCCCTGG GGCTGTGACAAACAATTCTTCAATGCCTCTGTTCAGTTTTCCAACATGGATCTGCTGCTGGATTACATCAACAAGCACTCTGAGGAGCTGGGTGTCACTGCCCAGTATGCCACCCTTGGAGATTACTTCCAGGCTCTTTATAGCAGGAATCTAACATGGGAAATTAGGGGCTCTCAGGACTTCCTCCCATATTCAACAG AGCCATTCCAAGCATGGACTGGGTTTTATACCTCTCGGAGCACATTGAAAGGATTTGCAAGGAGGGCAAGTTCACTGCTTTATGCTGGGGAGTCCTTTTTCACACAATATGTCCTGAAACACCCAGCAAGTTCTGTCTGCAAGTGGAAAGCCCTAAAGCAACTGCAGAGCCTCAGATGGGCAGTTTCAGAG GTCCAGCACCATGATGGGATAACAGGCACGGAGTCTCCCAAGGTGAAGGAGATGTACATGGAACACCTGATGTATGGGATGCTCAACGTGAAGAAGCTGATGGCTTCCATAGTTTTGGACATGAAtcatccaaaaaaaaagagagatgtcTATTCTTCTGTTTATAATCCAGACTCAGGACTCCCAG GTGCTGCTGATGTTGCCCAGTATGTTGTTGTCTACAACCCATTGGCATGGAACATCACCACCTTTGTCACTATTTCTGTCAGCCACCCAGCACTGGGTGTGTATGATGAGCTGGGTCAGTCTGTACCAGCACAG GTTCAAAGCTCACCAGAGTCCCATTTCACCTATGATCTCTATATTCTGGTAGAAATAAGTGGTCTGAGCTACAGAAAATACCAAGTGAAAGCCTTGGATGGTGAGAAGTCTGCATTTATTGGAAGATCAGTCAAGTACAAGAGGAAAAACCTGACTGGTGCACATCAGCAAAGTCAGAAGTTGCTTCCTGTGGGTAACAGCTGCTACCAGGTCTTGTTTGACCCAAACACAAACCTCATGCACAGCATTACAGAGAG GGGGAGCAACCAGAGTGTCCAGCTGACCCAGGAGTTCTTTGAGTACCACGTGAATGGAAATGTGAGCAAAGGACCTATCTCAGATAACTACTTGTTTGCCCCAAATGCTTCAGCTGTTCCAGTAGCAAAAGCAGTGGGCTTGGAAGTGGTTTTTGGGAATCTGATGACAGAGATCCGACAGTATTTCTACAG CAACATCAGTGCTCAGGATTACAGCTATGCAATCTACACCAGGCTGTATGAAGTCCCAGCTGGCTATGATGGGAAGCTGCTTTGCCAGAGGATAGAGCAGGAATACAGGGTTGGGCCTCTGGAATTCAATCGTGAAGCAGTGCTGAGGaccagcacagggctgagcaCCAGGCAGCTGCTCTACACTGATAACAATGGATACCAGATGCAGAAAAGAGCATTCAAGACATATTTGAATAACACAGTGGCTCGG AATTATTACCCCATGGTCCAGGCTGCCTACATTGAGGATGAAAGCACCAGGCTGGTGCTGCTTGCAGAGAGAGCTCATGGTGTCTCAAGTCAGGGCAATGGACAAGTGGag GTGATGCTCCACAGGAGACTCTGGAACAACCTGCAGTGGGACCTGGATTCCAACCTCACTTTGAATGACTCCTCAGTGGTTCACCCTGTGATTTGGCTCATTTTGGGACCCAAGGCTGCCACCAATGTTTTGTCCAAGATGAGTGGACAGGCACTAGAACACAGACCTGTGGTCATGTTTGCAGCATTAGCAG ATAAAGCAAAGCCACCCAGGCAACTTCAGCAGAATCCAGTCCATGGTTCACCTGTGACTTTCCCACCCAATCTTCATCTCCAGACTCTGAGCATTCCAGGATGGAATTACAGCTCTAATCATGAAGAGCAGGTCCACAGCATCCTCATGG GTAAAGAGAAGCAAGGTGCTGCAGACTTCAGTCGTGTCCTGTTAAGAATTAGGCACTTGTATGAAGCTGGAGAGGATCCTGTGCTGTCTCAACCTGTGGTGGTAAATCTGAAG TCCTTGCTGAAGGGATTAGGATCAGTGGTGCTGGTGCAGGAACGCTCACTCACAGGCACTTGggatgtaaacactttgaagaGGTGGAAATGGAAGACTGCACAATATCCCAGCAAAG GATTCTCCAACAATACAGAGGCCTCAGAAAATTATGTAGTGACTGTTCACCCAAAGGAAATAAGAACTTTCTTTGTATACTTCCAAGGTCATTAA
- the MAN2B2 gene encoding epididymis-specific alpha-mannosidase isoform X1: MVPLVLLLVLGSLPPATWGSGELRAFVVPHSHMDVGWVYTVQESMKAYAANVYTSVVEELGRGKQRRFIAVEQEFFRLWWDEVATARQKQQVHELLQEGQLEFVIGGQVMHDEAVTLIDDQILQLTEGHGFLYETFGIRPQFSWHVDPFGASATTPTLFALAGFNAHLISRIDYDLKAAMQKNKKLQFVWQGSPSLADTQEIFTHVMDQYSYCTPSQIPFSNRSGFYWDGIAVFPDPPRDGVYPNMSLPVTPANLQLYAQTMVENIKERAAWFQTRDVLWPWGCDKQFFNASVQFSNMDLLLDYINKHSEELGVTAQYATLGDYFQALYSRNLTWEIRGSQDFLPYSTEPFQAWTGFYTSRSTLKGFARRASSLLYAGESFFTQYVLKHPASSVCKWKALKQLQSLRWAVSEVQHHDGITGTESPKVKEMYMEHLMYGMLNVKKLMASIVLDMNHPKKKRDVYSSVYNPDSGLPGAADVAQYVVVYNPLAWNITTFVTISVSHPALGVYDELGQSVPAQVQSSPESHFTYDLYILVEISGLSYRKYQVKALDGEKSAFIGRSVKYKRKNLTGAHQQSQKLLPVGNSCYQVLFDPNTNLMHSITERGSNQSVQLTQEFFEYHVNGNVSKGPISDNYLFAPNASAVPVAKAVGLEVVFGNLMTEIRQYFYSNISAQDYSYAIYTRLYEVPAGYDGKLLCQRIEQEYRVGPLEFNREAVLRTSTGLSTRQLLYTDNNGYQMQKRAFKTYLNNTVARNYYPMVQAAYIEDESTRLVLLAERAHGVSSQGNGQVEVMLHRRLWNNLQWDLDSNLTLNDSSVVHPVIWLILGPKAATNVLSKMSGQALEHRPVVMFAALAGDKAKPPRQLQQNPVHGSPVTFPPNLHLQTLSIPGWNYSSNHEEQVHSILMGKEKQGAADFSRVLLRIRHLYEAGEDPVLSQPVVVNLKSLLKGLGSVVLVQERSLTGTWDVNTLKRWKWKTAQYPSKGFSNNTEASENYVVTVHPKEIRTFFVYFQGH; the protein is encoded by the exons GTCCATGAGTTACTTCAGGAAGGACAACTGGAATTTGTCATTGGAGGGCAAGTGATGCATGATGAAGCTGTGACACTAATTGATGATCAGATTTTACAGCTGACAG aggGCCATGGATTTTTGTATGAAACTTTTGGGATCAGGCCTCAGTTTTCTTGGCACGTTGACCCTTTTGGAGCTTCAGCCACCACCCCAACTCTTTTTGCTCTGGCTGGTTTCAATGCTCATCTGATTTCTCGGATCGACTACGATCTGAAGGCTGCCATGCAGAAAAAcaag aagcttcAGTTTGTCTGGCAAGGCTCCCCTTCCTTAGCTGACACCCAGGAGATCTTCACCCACGTGATGGATCAGTACAGCTACTGCACCCCATCACAAATCCCTTTTTCAAACAG ATCAGGATTTTATTGGGATGGAATTGCAGTTTTCCCAGATCCCCCCCGAGATGGTGTTTATCCAAACATGAGTCTCCCAGTCACCCCAGCAAATCTCCAGCTCTATGCCCAGACCATGGTGGAAAATATTAAGGAGAGAGCAGCCTGGTTCCAAACCAGGGATGTTTTGTGGCCCTGG GGCTGTGACAAACAATTCTTCAATGCCTCTGTTCAGTTTTCCAACATGGATCTGCTGCTGGATTACATCAACAAGCACTCTGAGGAGCTGGGTGTCACTGCCCAGTATGCCACCCTTGGAGATTACTTCCAGGCTCTTTATAGCAGGAATCTAACATGGGAAATTAGGGGCTCTCAGGACTTCCTCCCATATTCAACAG AGCCATTCCAAGCATGGACTGGGTTTTATACCTCTCGGAGCACATTGAAAGGATTTGCAAGGAGGGCAAGTTCACTGCTTTATGCTGGGGAGTCCTTTTTCACACAATATGTCCTGAAACACCCAGCAAGTTCTGTCTGCAAGTGGAAAGCCCTAAAGCAACTGCAGAGCCTCAGATGGGCAGTTTCAGAG GTCCAGCACCATGATGGGATAACAGGCACGGAGTCTCCCAAGGTGAAGGAGATGTACATGGAACACCTGATGTATGGGATGCTCAACGTGAAGAAGCTGATGGCTTCCATAGTTTTGGACATGAAtcatccaaaaaaaaagagagatgtcTATTCTTCTGTTTATAATCCAGACTCAGGACTCCCAG GTGCTGCTGATGTTGCCCAGTATGTTGTTGTCTACAACCCATTGGCATGGAACATCACCACCTTTGTCACTATTTCTGTCAGCCACCCAGCACTGGGTGTGTATGATGAGCTGGGTCAGTCTGTACCAGCACAG GTTCAAAGCTCACCAGAGTCCCATTTCACCTATGATCTCTATATTCTGGTAGAAATAAGTGGTCTGAGCTACAGAAAATACCAAGTGAAAGCCTTGGATGGTGAGAAGTCTGCATTTATTGGAAGATCAGTCAAGTACAAGAGGAAAAACCTGACTGGTGCACATCAGCAAAGTCAGAAGTTGCTTCCTGTGGGTAACAGCTGCTACCAGGTCTTGTTTGACCCAAACACAAACCTCATGCACAGCATTACAGAGAG GGGGAGCAACCAGAGTGTCCAGCTGACCCAGGAGTTCTTTGAGTACCACGTGAATGGAAATGTGAGCAAAGGACCTATCTCAGATAACTACTTGTTTGCCCCAAATGCTTCAGCTGTTCCAGTAGCAAAAGCAGTGGGCTTGGAAGTGGTTTTTGGGAATCTGATGACAGAGATCCGACAGTATTTCTACAG CAACATCAGTGCTCAGGATTACAGCTATGCAATCTACACCAGGCTGTATGAAGTCCCAGCTGGCTATGATGGGAAGCTGCTTTGCCAGAGGATAGAGCAGGAATACAGGGTTGGGCCTCTGGAATTCAATCGTGAAGCAGTGCTGAGGaccagcacagggctgagcaCCAGGCAGCTGCTCTACACTGATAACAATGGATACCAGATGCAGAAAAGAGCATTCAAGACATATTTGAATAACACAGTGGCTCGG AATTATTACCCCATGGTCCAGGCTGCCTACATTGAGGATGAAAGCACCAGGCTGGTGCTGCTTGCAGAGAGAGCTCATGGTGTCTCAAGTCAGGGCAATGGACAAGTGGag GTGATGCTCCACAGGAGACTCTGGAACAACCTGCAGTGGGACCTGGATTCCAACCTCACTTTGAATGACTCCTCAGTGGTTCACCCTGTGATTTGGCTCATTTTGGGACCCAAGGCTGCCACCAATGTTTTGTCCAAGATGAGTGGACAGGCACTAGAACACAGACCTGTGGTCATGTTTGCAGCATTAGCAG GAGATAAAGCAAAGCCACCCAGGCAACTTCAGCAGAATCCAGTCCATGGTTCACCTGTGACTTTCCCACCCAATCTTCATCTCCAGACTCTGAGCATTCCAGGATGGAATTACAGCTCTAATCATGAAGAGCAGGTCCACAGCATCCTCATGG GTAAAGAGAAGCAAGGTGCTGCAGACTTCAGTCGTGTCCTGTTAAGAATTAGGCACTTGTATGAAGCTGGAGAGGATCCTGTGCTGTCTCAACCTGTGGTGGTAAATCTGAAG TCCTTGCTGAAGGGATTAGGATCAGTGGTGCTGGTGCAGGAACGCTCACTCACAGGCACTTGggatgtaaacactttgaagaGGTGGAAATGGAAGACTGCACAATATCCCAGCAAAG GATTCTCCAACAATACAGAGGCCTCAGAAAATTATGTAGTGACTGTTCACCCAAAGGAAATAAGAACTTTCTTTGTATACTTCCAAGGTCATTAA